Genomic DNA from Stigmatopora argus isolate UIUO_Sarg chromosome 13, RoL_Sarg_1.0, whole genome shotgun sequence:
GAGATGTTGGTTGAGTTATCACATTAACAGTTCCATTATATTGCATTTGTATTCGTGTCATCACATATCactttaaaatgtttgaaaaaaagataGGGGAAGATACTTAGTTTGATtcctttatattttatttgcatttgagTGACTCATTcaattagttagttagttacaATATTACTACCAAATAGAAAAAGATGGGTTCAGATTCTTCACATAATCTtaatttcaggaaaaatgagtCTCGGCTCTGATGGGtcggcaaaaaacaaaacacttgcCTGACTTGTTTGACAACTATTTTCATGGCTTAACTAGTATCCAGAAAAGCTTGAAACGCCACAAGGCAAATGAGACGTAAACAGCAATaacaatattaaatatattcCCCAGGATTAAGATTTTTAGGGGTTGCCCTGCACCTCGTTCCTCCATTTAAtttgtggctgccattgacagcaataggcgTCACATCCAGTGGAAGTGGGAGGGATGACAGTGAATTAACACTTTTGATTGTTATTGATGGCAAcaaacatccaatctatttgaagtggcgCAATTTTACCAGGTCATGTTACCTCTTAccatgctgaaaaaaatgaattttgacaGCTAACAGACGTGTCAACGCTTTTCTTGACAAATGAAAGCCGGAGATCCAGTTTTGATGTTCTCAAAGGGATCCGGTTTATGCTCGagtatatcaaaatttaaatgatttaGATGATCATTTAGGATTGTGCTAACCATCAACCGTGTAAAAAGGCAATCAAAAATCGGGTCTACTTCGTGATTTTATTCGCAAAGGATCAGATGAGCCCATTTACACCTGTTCCTTCATTCCAACACTTGCGATGCCATTATGTCAACGTTCAAATGAGTTGCCATTTTGCTTTGCCACTTTAACCAAAGCTGATCGAAGAAGCCTATTTGCTACCTACCCGATACTCGGGGTACTCGAACATGTAGGTCATACGGCATCGGTTCTCCTCAAAGCCTGCGAGCAACTCTCTCAGGCCGACAACGAGGAGCCCCAGAGCGGTGCCGTAAAAGAGAAGCGTCGTCAGTGTCATGGTGCTACGCCCCTTCCTTATAAAACTGCACTTTGGCTGTGGACAAGTGTCAATTGTCATGATGTGCACCAAAGATCACTCATAGCCGGGTTGTGGAGTACCCAAAAATCAACCAGTGCCATGGCGACGGAGGggcacttcttcttcttcttcttctttgcatTTCCGGTAGAGTCTACGGACATATGACGCAGCGCTGCCCTTTTCTGACGGAAATAATGTTACATTATCGGAGGAATAAACGTAGTGGCACAATATAttactttcaattttgtatgcAATATTCGTATTTATATCATATtactatgcagtttttttcatttaaattcactttTTAATCGGCAAGATAAGCAATATCAAAAGGAAAGTGGCGTAACGATTAACGATTATAATTACATTTTGTTCCATAGTAATTTAttaataatcatgtttttttccctcatccTCACGAAGAAAATCATATATTTTcctgtcaaaataaataaaataaaataaattattgttgTTACACTTTGTTTAGATATTGTCCATGTGCTTTTTATTagagtttttacattttattatttatcgaTTAAAACTAGTGAGGATTGTTGTTGATGTTTGTgttgcattttgttttgtttttgataaCAGATCTGATTTGAGTGTTGTCGATCAAATGTTTGTGTATTTGTTGTGACtgctcactttttttaaatgtatccctttaatcatttttgttgaatttgatTAATAAAGGAAATTAAGGTTGGGGGGAAATCCATGTGTCATTTTGGGAGTTTTAGATTTAGGCATAGACCTCCCTCCTTTAGGTGGCTCCATTGCTCATGTTATCCATTCACAGTCCGAGGTTCAAAGTTGAGCCCATAACGAAAACATGGTGGAACACGCAGACATCCGCGTGGTTCGTCGCGGCGGTAGTAAAATCAACTTTAGAGCTCCCGTTGTCACCAGCGATTCCAAGTAAGTGCAAGTTTATCCAAGTTTTTTGCAGTATATTTGTAAATCCGAGTTACAGGCACGGTTGTTAACGCTGGGTACAGCCTATAGCATTACTCCTTGTAAAGTGTCTGCTAAGGagcaaaatgtaaataataccGCACAGCCGATGATCTTAAGCGTAATAATATATGATTGCCGTTAGTGATGATCAAATAAAACGTATTGCTTTCCACACAATGATTTCCAAAATGGGGATTTCTCCTGAAACCCTCCTGTTGGCCAAAAACTTAACATTTATCGCTTTTCTGCAATATATGCAATTCTCCTACTTCTGAAGATGATAATCAATtatttttgtgcttaatatttACCTTTGTGCTTAATATTTACGTTCCTTGATTCTGATCTGCCACCAGGGATTGaatgctttattgtcattataccattataatgagatttaaagcttcaccatgaagtgaacacataatcaataaataagtaataaataaaaaagtagtcaataacataataggtagtcaacaacataatgggtagtcaacaacataatgggtagtcaacaacataataggtagtcaacaacataacaggtagtcaacaacatcaataagtagtcaacgtgaATAAGTGGTCAATAATCCTCCAATAGATTTTGACTGGCATTGCACTCATTCTTCATCATCGACGGCGATACTGCTAAGCAAATGAATTAATAGCCTCTGATGTGTGTTTTGACTGCAGATTCCTCCTGTGCGCCTCGGGGGAGTTCGTTAAATTATACAGCACGACCACGGAGGAATGCATTCAAGAGCTGCGGGGACACACCGACCTGGTCACGGGCGTGCTGCTCAATCCCAGCAACCATCTGCAGGTTCGGTCATCTTTGGCATGCTTGCTGGGCAATTCAGTTTACCATTGAAGCCGTTCATACGTTTCCAAAAGCCGTTTGGATGAATATTCAGAGCATTGGAAAAATCTTTTGAATGTCAAATGGAACAATTGCATTGGATATGTGGAATGTTTCAAAGTACAAATGCAACTGCACCACATCTTAAATGAGGCCtacttaatataaaattgttttttgtgcaTTATAGTTatgattgttttgttgttgcagGCATATTCCTCTTCTCTAGATGGCACTGTTAAACTTTGGGATTTTACAGATGGCATTCTAATTAAGgtgatgtattatttttttcattttgggcacACATATGCAGGCTAGGCTGGTCGAaaactcgaaattgcccctaggtaagagtgtgaTTTGGGGGGCACTGATTCAGGATTTCCCCCCCACTTCCAattgggatttatttttttgccatttattCTTCTGCGAAAATGTAAGCCCACTACATTTTTCTCGGGGTGCTGAGAGCAAAGTAGCAGTCTGTTTTATTAACATTTCAACTGATTTCTTATAGTCTTACGTTGTTGGGCATCCAATATACGCCATCTATGCCTCTGCTAATCACAAAGGAGCCATCTTCATTGTGACACCTGGCTCAAAAAATggtaggtgattttttttccatacacaAATTCCATTTTTGGTGTGCAAGAGAACACACAAATGAGTATTGTGTATAGATTTGAGGAAACAGTCAGTTTATTTCAGTCCCTCATAACTAAGCACCACCAGGGAGTGCCACAGACAAATCTATGTGACTGACTGGATTTCTCACCATTAGTGAAGGGGGAAAGCAGGTAAAAGGTCATTAATTGTGTTTGTGTCCGAATAGATCATTTCCAGCTCATGGCACTTCATCTACCTCAGACTGGAGATCAGGTGGTGGAGGGCCTTAGTCTTTCAGCTGTGTTTCAAGATGTCTGCTCCAGTCCAGAATCCATTGCGTTCGGCAGAGGGGTCtgtactctgctactgtcagACAGCTTGTTTAGACGTTTGGAGAAAATAAGCTTTGTAAATATGACTTTTTATCCTTACAGGGGGAGTTTATTGTTTCAATCAGAGGTTTGCTTTTGGAGGTCTATTTCTTTAAGAAGGAAAAGACATATAGGTGAGATACAAAACCTTTTTATGGTGTCCTAATGACAAAAGCTCTTTGCATGGCCACTCTCTGACTGTGTTGTGTGGATTTCCCAAAAGCTTTTCTTTGAAACGAGACAACAAGAAAGGAGGCAAGAACACGTTCACATGCGTCGCCTGTCACCCGAAAGATGACCTCATTTCCACAGGGCACGAGGATGGAAAGATTCGTTTGTGGTGAGTTGTGTACAATGGCATTAATTAGACAATCCCTGTGTATTAGTGCATTTGTCCcttgatttttttatcttttaggAGAAACTTCAACCACAAGAAGGAGTACACATATTCTACACTACACTGGCACCACAATGCTGTCAGCTCGCTGTGCTTCACCCCAGAAGGTACACAACTTTTAACATCTATCAATTTGGAATGAGGCTTTatttttgtgagttttttttccaatatataACCAGGTACAACCCTGTTGAGCGGAGGTGTGGAGTCTGTGCTCGTCCAATGGCGATACAATCAGGAGAGCCAAAAGGATTTTCTTCCCCGACTCGGTGGGGCAATCACACATGTCACTGTGTCTCCCGATGGGTCTTTGTTTTGCACCTCACATGTGGATAACAGTAAGACATTTTCATAAATCTTTTAGGACACCATAAACCTTCTTGTTAGGTTCTGAATCAAAGCATCTTGTTGAAAATTGtagaaaaagtacaaaaaatgatGAGACTGAAGAGCTAAAAGCTATCGTTTGCATTGATTGTTCCAGAAATCACAATTATCCAGAGCTGTGTAAAAGTTTCTGCTGTCATTCAGGGACTTGTCAAAGGTAAGTTAGCActcaataaaagctttttttaatttacaaaatatatcatttacaaaacaaaactacTAACAATGCCACACATTGTGATTTttgtccatgtgtaggagaaagtGTTGCCACAGACTTGATAGTAGACCCTCGCAGCAAAGCACTGGTGCTAAATGGAAAGCCAGGCCACTTGCAGTTTTACTCCCTCCAGAGAGATAAGCTGCTTTTCAATGTAAGTGTTCTGAACTTATAATCACAAGGTCAAGGTTTTTCGTTTgggtttttatatatatatccttcTTGTAGTTGGATATTGTGCAGCAAGAGTACATCCATGAGTCAGGATTGCTGCAGTTCGAGGTGGTGAAGGCCACTTTTGATGCCGCTGGAAAGAACCTTGCGACGGTTGAGGAAAGGAAACAGAAAGCGACAGAGTGGGAGGTCAATTTGAAGCTTTGGACATTTGACGAGCAAACGCAAAGGTATCTTTCCCCTTCGTGCAAGTGATCATTCACTGCTCGCTGGCTTCTcctgcttcaaatggattagaattCCATCACCAGCAACAGAAGTTAAAAATGGGAACACCATTGTCTAATTATCCCCTTATCACCTACCTAGTTTTGTGCTGGACACGACCATCTCAGCCCCCCACGAGGATCAGATTACCGCCGTGTGCTTCGGACCCACTGTCGCGGACCACCATGCTGCCATGCTGGTTTCCGCCAGCAAGGACGGACACTTCAAAGCTTGGCAGCAGACGTTGCCACCCACCCACTCAAAAGGTGAGACGACCACTCCACCACGCAAAAAGGAACTGTAAAGTTATTAACTAATACCTCCGTAATTTCTGCTTTTACGTTGATATATTGTGCCTATGTGCTGTATGAACACGTCAGTTAGCAAAAATCTTTTGAAGCTTTAGAGCTGGTCATTTTGACTCGGCATATACTGTAACAGGAGGGGTTAACACAAGTGATATATTTGGAATTTTACAAGTGTTATTAGATGATTCTCTGTTGAGTGCGTGATGCTAACCCTACCACGTCTGTAATATTTGatattctctctctcttcctttcttcttttttctttcttcttatgAAGGGACCGATATAGACGAGGGTCCATCATGGGCTTGCGACTTTGTGGGCTCTTATCACAGCTTGGCACCTCAGTGTTGCGATTACTCGGCCGACGGCTCGCTGCTTGCCGTCAGCTTCCGTGAGGTGGTGACGTTGTGGAGCCCGGCTACATGGGAGCTTTTAACGACGCTGTCGCAACCACCGGGTGATATCAGGTtagttaaaaaacgaaataaatgctcatctttctctgtctctaaTGTTAAAAATGATTACCCTGGTGAATCTTCCAATGAATTTCAATTGCTTGCATTTTGATGCACTCACAGTGGGTTTATGTGGGAATTGTCCAAGGGATTTTTGCTTTGCCAGCTATGGTGTCTTGGAAACCAGACGAACATCCAGGACATTACTGGGCTCTGCCATTAATGCTCCCATTgaactggtttaaaaaaataataatgcctggaatcttttattttgcttttaagAATGACATGGCAACTGTTGTTTAACCCGTTCCCCACATGTGAAGATACATATTCATACTTTTGCTCTTCCAAGGTTACTAATGTAACAAAACTGTTACAATgttaaaattaatataaaaaagggTGTTCCCTCTCCAAGTCTCGCCGTGTCAGTGGGATTTAGTACTTAAAGGAAgggaaagaacaaaaaataatttcagcTGTTTTGACAGCTGGCCACAGCACTGTCCTCTTGTATAACTACCGCCTGCCTATGGATTTGTTGAGTCGACTGAATTACTTAACCTCAAATATCTCCCGAGTCGCTGAGTAATGCTGAGCTTTTTTGCTCGACATTGAGGTTCAGGCTCGTGATCGCAATGGCTCTTAAATGACCCTGTACGATGACTATTAGTCCTTTTAAAGTTGATTTTTGTTGGTGCCCAAGCCCTGCGAGTGCATTCCAATTAGAAGTCTTCACACGGGGGGTAAAACACTAATCCCATAAAAAATGTGTAGAGTTGGCTCTTGACTCTtttgtctcacacacacacaaattaaaggaacattttttttcttccagacaTCTTTGCTTTGGCCAACTAAGCTGCTCCAAATACTTGCTTGGGACGACGGAGAAGAACCTGCTCTGCTGTTGGAATCTCCTCACATGTTCCTGTAAACCTgcactattattattatcataagaAGCCAGCAGTATGTACACTGAGTCTTCATATTTTTTACTGTCTTCTTTCTGGTAGTGGAGTGGAGCACCTCCATGGATGTCAGCTTGCTGCTGCATGACCCCCTGTCAGAGAACATGGCGGCGTTCTGCAGTCAAGATGGATGTAGTGACTGTAAGCTTTTGGACCACCCTTTCAGACTTTCTAACTTGTTCATGTGACTGGACGCCTGAGGGATTAATACCAGACGTTGGCCATTTTGCTTTGAACCAAACATTTCTGACTTAAAGcattaaatgtgattttttgtAGTACCTTAAACACTTTTCTAACCACAATCATGAAAGTGAATCGTTGCCAGTCAAGTAAACGTCCATAATTTCCTTGTTCTGCccagtgtttgtgttcaagCCCTGCGAGCCACGGCCACTGTTTTGCCAAAAGGCTGTGTGTCTAGGAAAAGTGAGCCGGGCCGTTTTCTCGCCAAGGGAAACCATACAAGAAAGCTGCGACGAGAACTGCCAATGGCTCAACCGATCCCAGCTGTATTTCCTCAGCCAGCACATGGTAGGCCAAAACACCACTAAGTTTGAGATTGTCCTCAACTTGACACAAATCCCTTTCTGTGCAGGACCTCATGACGTTTATAACCAAGGCAGAAGAGAGGCGACTGATGGCTTCTAATAAACAGGTACATTAGTTGATACAGCGTTTTATGAtctagaccacttttttttgtaaacatcaATGTCCTTTTGGCCCGTCTTTGTTTTACTGCATTTTATGACGGAACACCATTAAATGAACTCTTCAGTTTATTTGGAATGAAAATGTTAATGAGTCATCGTGACCTGCTGCATGTTTAACAATTACTAATTGAATGCAtaggtaaaaatacatttattttgggAGATTActgttttgtattgtttttttatttttaatcatttatgtttttttatgaccCGCTTTTTCCAGCACTGTTGGTTAACATTCACCATGTCATACTGAGCCATGAGCACCCCCCACTGCTATCTCTATTAATATATCGACTGTGGGCTTCCCTTTCCAGCTTGCCATCGACGACACCGTTGCCATGACGCCGTTCCAATTATTGCTAGGCCAACAATGGCGAGAAGGAGACAGTCTTGCCCCTGGAGACAATCCTGACACTGCAGAGAGGCTGCAGCTTCCACAGGGCTCTGCTGCAATTAAGGAGGTGGGCTATTTGAtaattatataataaaatatcacTATTGGGGCAACCTTCATTTTGAGGAAGAATTGTGGATTGCCACTGTTAATTGCCtaattgactgttttttttgacTGCCCTCCCCCGCATTTTTTGTGGATAGCTTCTGCAGACACCTGCGCACGTCCTCCCTTCTGCCACGTTCCTCTGCTCCATGTTTGTACAGTCATTGCTCATCTCTGTCACAGACTCCAGGTCAGTTCACTTACtctaggccacatgtgtcaaagtcgcggcccgggggccaaatcttgcccgccgcatcattttgtgtggcccgggaaagtaaatcatgagtgccgactttctgttttaggatcaaattaaaatgaagagtatggatatatattaaatttcctgattttccccctttttaaatcaataattgtaattttttaatcatttttttctgtttttagttcaaaaatcattttgtaaaatctaaaaatatataaaaaagctaaaagaaacattgttttagatctataaaaaaaaaactgaatattcagggcttttaatccatttgtataaaaaaaatctaaatattatatctaaaatggtccggcccacgtgaaatcaagttgacgttaaagcggcccgcaaaccaacccaagtctgacacccctgctctaggccAACTGACTAGTTTTATATAGTGTGTGTGCGCTGTGTATAATTTAATAATGGTGCCTTGACATTTGGCTTTATCGGGCTATgagctgtcattttttatttatttttccgagCCCAACCTTTAGACGGTGGATAAGAAACTGAGTAAAGTGCATTAGTGCTCGCACTTGGTCACATAAGTCAGAAAATGAAAGTGTAATCGGTTGACTGCCACcaggtgctgctggtttcagaagaagCCCCGATAGTTATACTGTCTGTGCtgaatcagttggaacaaaaacctgcacccaccgcgaccttttgtggaatagtttggatacCCCTAGTATAGAATCAATTGACGACCATACCCGTCAGATGCGTTAGTCAACAGGGATGATCTTGAGAAGTGCTGATGCTCCAGTGATGGTATTTTTGCGTGGGTGCATTAAATAATGGTTAAGCCTTTCAGTGTTCATTTTTGCAGTTAACGCTTATGAAATTGCACAAGCAGACAAAATGACTTCTGCTAATTTCTCACATGGGTTTCATCGGAAGGAGAaattgttgatgatgatgaaaaaTGGTCACGTTGAAGCCTTTCTCATTGTTGTTATGCCCTTTAGTAAACCAAAACAGACAGAGGAGGAAATGGAAAGCGAGAAAGAGGAAGAGGGGTCCTCCGATGAGGAGGAAATGGAAACTGGTGCAGCGAGAGCCAAGCGACTGGAAGAAAGCAAGGAGGCCGAGCCAGCGGTACCCACGTTGACGCGAGCGCAGGCCAGAGAACTGAGACGGGTAAAAAAACAGGAGCGCAGCTGGCTATGTGGTCTCCTTGACCGCTAAGCAAACACTGAAAAGAGAGAAATTCAAGTTGGAAATTGTTTTATCTGGCTATTTTAACGTGTACCACCCATTCCCTGAAACATTGTACGCTGACAACCTTCTCATTGCAACAACCTGTTTTTGCTATTCGAATGTTTTGGCAATGAGAATCAGTGGAAAGTTTGATAATTTAATGAAAAGTACAGTAACATGTACTGTAAACCTGTCATGATCATTTTTAGGACTGCTGGCATATTTCAACATCAAATTTTATTGTCACAGAAACTcttaaaggtaaaaaaagatgaaatttAGCCATTCAATtagttggctgccattgacagagggACATCCTTTCCCCTTAAACTACTATTATTGAACATTTTATATATCAGCTAAGTTGATACACCAAATATTGTGGTGACCCtaatgtactgtatatacttTAGTGTCATTCTTTCGTACgaaagataaataaaaagaaaaaaactaaataatactgcattccatttttttaaacacgggGGGCTTATGGGGTATCTTGACGTGGAGCTCTTATATTCAGGAAAGTGCAAAATCAATCATTTGTTGTCTTTTGGGTTGTAAAGGTACTTAAAATTAATGATATAATGCAAGAGCCACCTGTAAGTGTTTTACTTATGCCCATTTCAACCTCATTAAGAATACAAAGATATGACAAAGCACGTGGCTCCTACTTTATATTTCTTGGTATTTTCAAGGTTCAATGTCTACAGGCGAGAAGTGGTTGTAAACACATTAGATAAAACTTTGTTCAAATGAAAGGCCTTCTTTGCTAACAATTGAGATAAAGACAGCTTCCAAGAAAACACTCATTTTGACCGTCACATCACAAGACGAATCCGAAGGAACTGATTAGACTGTACCAATTAAAGCCATGTTCAATCTGTAAAAGGTGAATGCAAAGTCCAACACATTGTGGGAAAAATTCACAAAGTGAATGTTGCCTATATATGTTGACCCACTTTGGTTACGTGACTAAGAGCATACAAAAATGTTGCTATTGCTTCATCGATATTTGACCGAATCTTTTGTATTtgtgaatccatttttttttccctggctATCAGCCAGGGCGTCCGCTAAGGAGGGAAGTGAGAAATGCTGATAAGCGAAGTCTCATGTGACTCTGGGCCCCAAATGTGACCTTGGGAATTTGCAGGCTCATGcaaacccttttttttccttacttcAATCCTCATATTTTTGGTTTTTGAACCAGTAAATGCCTCATATTGCTTAACAGATTTGCCGTGCAAACCAGAGATTTTTGCGTCGGATATGAACAATGCTTTatccgttcattcattttctcaactgcttatcctcgcaagggtcgcgggggtgctggagcctatcccagatgaacTCAGGCACAAGGCAAGGGACACCAGgggtcagccaattgcaaggcgcgaggagatggacatccattcacgctcacactcatacataagggcaatttagagtgttcaatcagcctaccatgcatgtttttgtgcctggaggaaaacccacacaagcaaaaAAGTATTACAACCCTATGTTGGTGCTGTTGTGTCATTCAGTCGTAAATTCAAGATGATCACTTTATGATCTGGTTCATCAAGGAGACATGAAATGACCTACTGAACATTTATGAGGTCAAACCACCTTTCCAAGAATCATCAATTAGTAGCTACTTCTAACTTGTTTTAATAGTTAAAAAGCAAATTCATACTTTTCACCAGAATACGGGTATGAATCTACAATTTTCTGATGTTACTCTATCCTTTTAAAGGACAACAGCACGATATTTGCAATGTTATACCAAGTCTGCCATCATTCCATTCATAAATTgggcgtctattgccgtcaatggcagccacaaaGACTATCATGTATACTGTTATGATTTATGTCCAGACATTTTTAGTATTACTTGGAAAGCAGTCATGTAAGCCAGAGATATGAATCAGCGCTTTAGACATAGTCGTTAGCCATTCTTAAGTGTGTTCAACAGGAAAACTTTAAAACAAAAGGGATTCTGTGACGGGAGGAATGTGCAAGCCACTAGGTGAAGCCAAGAATATAAACGACACAAAGCTtgcgtaaaaaaaatactcgacTCTTTGAGCTGGCGATACTGAAGGTCCTTTATTATGCACGCCTCTTGCATTACAAACAGCACCATCCATTTTTATTCAATGGAGTGATTcataacaaaaagaaaatcacagaaGTCTGATTAAATGAAACAATACACATGTACAAAGTGTCATCCATGCATGAAACTGAGATCACAAGAACAATTTGACAATACaaagtgtatatataaaaacatttaaatggaccaacacaatgacattttttttttacattttttgcaaaTGGATATATGGATTCTGCCTGACGTCAAAAGTTATCTAAATAGAAAATGTGTTTATGGCTTTTTGTAATGATTCCTGAAAAGCCTCCAGAAAGTGGTACTGATAATCAAGTAAGGAAATGGAAAAGTGAGCATTGTTCATAAGGCGAGTTTGCAATTTAGTAGCAAAACTTGGATGCTCCCTGCAAAAATTGGCTTTGCTTTTTACTGCATTTGGTGTCTCCCAAACACACCCTAACCAGCAAAACCACAGCAAAATCTAGCTTATTTCTAACAGGTGGCCAACCTTCTAGTGTTGAGTGGTTGTCAAGGATACAATAAGA
This window encodes:
- the wdr75 gene encoding WD repeat-containing protein 75, translated to MVEHADIRVVRRGGSKINFRAPVVTSDSKFLLCASGEFVKLYSTTTEECIQELRGHTDLVTGVLLNPSNHLQAYSSSLDGTVKLWDFTDGILIKSYVVGHPIYAIYASANHKGAIFIVTPGSKNDHFQLMALHLPQTGDQVVEGLSLSAVFQDVCSSPESIAFGRGGEFIVSIRGLLLEVYFFKKEKTYSFSLKRDNKKGGKNTFTCVACHPKDDLISTGHEDGKIRLWRNFNHKKEYTYSTLHWHHNAVSSLCFTPEGTTLLSGGVESVLVQWRYNQESQKDFLPRLGGAITHVTVSPDGSLFCTSHVDNKITIIQSCVKVSAVIQGLVKGESVATDLIVDPRSKALVLNGKPGHLQFYSLQRDKLLFNLDIVQQEYIHESGLLQFEVVKATFDAAGKNLATVEERKQKATEWEVNLKLWTFDEQTQSFVLDTTISAPHEDQITAVCFGPTVADHHAAMLVSASKDGHFKAWQQTLPPTHSKGTDIDEGPSWACDFVGSYHSLAPQCCDYSADGSLLAVSFREVVTLWSPATWELLTTLSQPPGDIRHLCFGQLSCSKYLLGTTEKNLLCCWNLLTCSLEWSTSMDVSLLLHDPLSENMAAFCSQDGCSDLFVFKPCEPRPLFCQKAVCLGKVSRAVFSPRETIQESCDENCQWLNRSQLYFLSQHMDLMTFITKAEERRLMASNKQLAIDDTVAMTPFQLLLGQQWREGDSLAPGDNPDTAERLQLPQGSAAIKELLQTPAHVLPSATFLCSMFVQSLLISVTDSSKPKQTEEEMESEKEEEGSSDEEEMETGAARAKRLEESKEAEPAVPTLTRAQARELRRVKKQERSWLCGLLDR